Proteins from a genomic interval of Actinoalloteichus hymeniacidonis:
- a CDS encoding class I adenylate-forming enzyme family protein, whose translation MIVTTDGRRAGWEALSTWVAELIDGSADDVIWVHSTGMVTRGELIARVEEFADLFQRDGIGPGCTVALRIGPSATLFYVLFGLWRCGVQVLLVDSRAKPAEVERLFRRYEPQFELHSDTAGEIRAVFRPVREVQVRPTGVGATAETAHCLVQSSSGSTGRPKIIGRTAGSLQIELERIAALEGAPKAGERILLLGSMLHSFGLIVGVMHSLRAKATVVLTSSVRPRELLDLAAEHEVAVILGVPTHFELLASVFDPPPLPALRGAVCAGEVLDQGIFELVNRRLGIRLGQIYGMTELGVVAADLTGRFGPHRVGRPLPGITTRCTDGELYVAIAETPYLRSDGTQRVIDGWLRTFDRADPDPATGALRILGRTDSVIAIGGLKVDLAEIEAVLHEHEQVIDAVVTYHEVIEAHVGISGVLSAADLLAWCRERLSHVKVPKRMHLGPSLPRTAAGKLIRDRDLLHAARPRAID comes from the coding sequence ATGATAGTGACGACAGACGGCAGACGGGCGGGTTGGGAGGCATTGTCCACCTGGGTCGCCGAACTGATCGACGGCTCCGCTGACGACGTGATCTGGGTGCACAGCACCGGAATGGTGACCCGGGGTGAATTGATCGCCAGGGTCGAGGAATTCGCCGACCTGTTCCAGCGCGATGGGATCGGCCCCGGCTGCACCGTCGCGCTGCGGATCGGACCGAGCGCGACGCTGTTCTATGTCCTCTTCGGACTCTGGCGCTGCGGGGTCCAGGTATTGCTGGTCGACTCGCGCGCCAAACCCGCGGAGGTCGAACGGCTGTTTCGCCGCTATGAGCCGCAGTTCGAGTTGCATTCCGACACCGCAGGCGAGATCCGGGCGGTGTTCCGGCCGGTTCGCGAGGTCCAGGTGCGGCCGACCGGTGTGGGCGCGACGGCCGAGACCGCCCATTGCCTGGTGCAGAGCAGCTCCGGTTCCACCGGCCGCCCGAAGATCATCGGACGGACGGCTGGATCGCTGCAGATCGAACTCGAGCGGATCGCTGCTCTGGAGGGAGCGCCGAAGGCGGGGGAGCGGATCCTGCTGCTCGGTTCCATGCTGCATTCCTTCGGGCTGATCGTCGGCGTGATGCATTCCCTGCGGGCCAAGGCGACGGTCGTGCTGACCTCCAGCGTCCGGCCCCGGGAGCTGTTGGATCTGGCCGCCGAGCACGAGGTCGCGGTGATCCTCGGGGTTCCGACGCACTTCGAGTTGTTGGCCTCCGTGTTCGACCCGCCGCCGCTGCCCGCGTTGCGCGGTGCGGTCTGCGCGGGCGAGGTGCTGGACCAGGGCATCTTCGAGTTGGTGAACCGCAGGCTGGGCATCCGCCTCGGCCAGATCTACGGGATGACCGAGCTCGGTGTGGTGGCGGCGGATCTGACCGGGCGGTTCGGACCGCACCGGGTCGGCAGGCCACTGCCGGGGATCACCACCCGCTGTACCGACGGGGAGCTGTACGTCGCCATCGCCGAGACGCCGTATCTGCGCTCCGACGGCACCCAACGGGTCATCGACGGCTGGCTGCGGACCTTCGATCGCGCCGATCCGGATCCCGCGACGGGCGCCTTGCGCATCCTGGGCCGGACCGACTCGGTGATCGCCATCGGCGGGCTCAAGGTGGATCTCGCCGAGATCGAGGCGGTACTCCACGAACACGAGCAGGTCATCGATGCCGTGGTCACCTACCACGAGGTCATCGAGGCCCATGTCGGAATCTCCGGGGTCCTCAGCGCCGCCGACCTGCTGGCGTGGTGCCGGGAGCGGCTGAGCCACGTCAAGGTGCCCAAGCGCATGCACCTCGGGCCGTCGTTGCC
- a CDS encoding methyltransferase — MIDLEHDRPHTLSDLADLLTPWAIRVAVTLRLPELIDEGLTRVDELADRVSADTVALGRLLRLLACRGVLVESTTGEYALTDISREMMSESARKWLDLDGAGNRLEASYSGLLESIRTGEAAYPKTFGCSVWRDFESSSGLAESFGAYLVELAGRWGPELVERYGWSRVSKVVDVGGGDGTLLGLLLTAHPAMRGVLVDLPATTLAARRRLAAAGVLDRCEVVAGSFFERLPIGGEVYVLAQVLHDWPDAEASAILRRCVEAAGEGGRVLVIERVRCTGRPGQPVDEALAAMDLRMLLLIGSLERSAAQFARLAEDAGLALGSQAVIGEFSLLEFVVRASPARSAKSVRLSVSAGN; from the coding sequence GTGATCGATTTGGAACACGATCGGCCGCACACACTGTCGGATCTGGCCGATCTGCTCACACCATGGGCGATTCGGGTGGCTGTCACGCTTCGGCTGCCCGAGCTCATCGACGAGGGGCTTACCCGCGTCGATGAACTGGCGGACCGAGTCTCCGCCGACACGGTGGCGTTGGGTCGACTGCTGCGCCTGTTGGCGTGTCGGGGTGTTCTCGTCGAATCGACCACCGGGGAGTACGCGCTGACCGACATCTCGCGAGAGATGATGTCCGAATCGGCTCGTAAATGGTTGGATCTCGACGGTGCCGGGAACCGGCTGGAGGCGTCCTATTCCGGATTGCTGGAATCCATCCGGACCGGTGAGGCGGCCTATCCGAAGACCTTCGGGTGCTCGGTCTGGCGTGATTTCGAATCGAGCAGCGGGCTGGCCGAGTCCTTCGGCGCATACCTCGTCGAACTGGCGGGCCGGTGGGGACCGGAGCTCGTCGAACGATACGGCTGGTCGAGGGTGTCCAAGGTCGTCGATGTCGGTGGCGGCGATGGAACCCTGCTCGGCCTGTTGTTGACGGCGCATCCCGCGATGCGCGGGGTGCTCGTCGACCTGCCCGCCACGACGCTGGCCGCCCGGCGGCGACTGGCTGCGGCGGGTGTGCTCGACCGCTGTGAGGTGGTGGCGGGGAGCTTCTTCGAGCGGCTGCCCATCGGTGGAGAGGTGTACGTCCTCGCCCAGGTGCTCCACGATTGGCCGGATGCGGAGGCGAGCGCGATCCTCCGACGCTGTGTCGAGGCGGCGGGCGAGGGTGGCCGGGTGCTGGTGATCGAACGGGTGCGATGTACGGGTCGGCCCGGGCAGCCCGTCGACGAGGCGTTGGCCGCGATGGACCTGCGCATGTTGCTGCTCATCGGGAGTCTGGAGCGGAGTGCGGCGCAATTCGCGCGCCTAGCCGAGGACGCCGGGCTCGCCTTGGGGTCGCAGGCGGTTATCGGGGAGTTCAGTCTGCTGGAATTCGTGGTGCGAGCTTCGCCCGCGCGATCTGCGAAATCGGTTCGACTCTCGGTTTCGGCCGGGAATTGA